A segment of the Theropithecus gelada isolate Dixy unplaced genomic scaffold, Tgel_1.0 HiC_scaffold_16098, whole genome shotgun sequence genome:
AATTGATAcgatatttaaaatattgggaAGAAATTCCTTTCCTTATGAAGAAGAAATCCCTAGATGAAACTAATGTAAAGAGCCAGACGGTATGAATACCTCTGCAATTGATGAAGTTAAGGACTTACTATTAAAGTATGATAAAGAAATAGAAGGTGCATGAAAGAACCCAGATATTGCGGAAGTAATTCATGTAATCATTACCTTTTGAGGCCACATGATGTCGCTGTCTACTAAGAAGTTCTGGTTAGCCAAGGTTCAAAGTCGTTCCTCTGACAGCATCTGTCTCTAAAGGCTGAACAATGGGAGATGCAGCGGAATAGAATTAAAAGACGCCGGAAAGTACAGTCGTTCATCTTCATATTAAGATAAGATTTTCTGATAGGAAACGACTATTTAACATGGTTTGTCACTGGCGAGGGGACCTGGGATCCCGGCGACTACTACTCTCGCTTCTGCTCCTCGCAGCCTGGAAGGCGGGGAGCGGCCAGCTCCACTACTTTGTCTCCGAGGAGGCCAAACACGGCACCTTCGTAGGCCGCATAGCGCAGGACCTGGGACTGGAGCTGGCGGAGCTGGTGCCGCGCCTCTTCCGGGTGGCATCCAAAACACACGGGGACCTTCTGGAGGTAAATCTGCAGAATGGCATTTTGTTTGTGAATTCTCGGATAGACCGCGAGGAGCTGTGCGGGAGGAGCGCGGAGTGCAGCATCCACCTGGAGGTGATCGTGGACAGGCCGCTACAGGTTTTCCATGTGGAGGTGGAAGTGAAGGACATTAACGACAACCCGCCAGTGTTCCCGGTAAAAGAGCAAAAGCTATTTGTTTCAGAATCCAGAATGCCAGACTCTCGGTTTCCGCTAGAGAGCGCGTCTGATGCAGATGTTGGAGCTAACTCCGTGTTAACTTACAGGCTTAGCTCTCATGATTACTTCATGCTAGATGTCAATTCAAAGAACAATGAGAATAAACTGGTTGAGCTCGTATTAAGAAAATCCTTGGACAGAGAGGACGCTCCTGCACACAACTTATTCCTGACAGCCACAGATGGCGGCAAACCTGAGCTTACAGGCAGTGTTCACCTGCTGGTCACAGTGCTGGATGTGAATGATAATGCTCCCACTTTCGAGCAGCCTGAATACGAAGTAAGAATATTCGAAAACGCAGACAACGGAACAACAGTTATCAGACTGAATGCTTCTGATCGGGATGAAGGAGCGAATGGGGCCATTTCATACTCTTTTAATAGCCTTGTTGCAACTATGATTATTGACCACTTTAGCATAGATCGAAATACAGGAGAAATAGTGATTCGGGGTAATTTGGATTTTGAACaagtaaatttatataaaatccgCATTGACGCAACGGACAAAGGCCATCCTCCCATGGTGGGTCATTGCACCGTTTTAGTGAGAATTTTGGATAAAAATGATAACGTCCCTGAGATAACATTGACTTCCTTATCCTTGCCTGTACGTGAAGACGCTCAATTCGGTACTGTCATCGCCCTAATTAGCGTGAACGACCTTGACTCAGGTGTCAACGGGCAGGTGACCTGCTCCTTGAAGCCCCATGTCCCGTTCAAGCTGGTGTCCACCTTCAAGAATTACTACTCGTTGGTGCTGGACAGCGCCCTGGACCGCGAGAACGTGTCAGCCTATGAGCTGGTGGTGACCGCACGGGACGGGGGCTCGCCTTCGCTGTGGGCCACGGCCAGCGTGTCCGTGGAGGTGGCCGACGTGAACGACAACGCGCCGGCGTTCACACAGTCCGAGTACACGGTGTTCGTGAAGGAGAACAACCCTCCGGGCTGCCACATCTTCACAGTGTCGGCGGGGGACGCGGATGCGCAGGAGAACGCGCTGGTGTCCTACTCGCTGGTGGAGCGGCGGGTGGGCGAGCGCGCGCTGTCGAGCTACGTGTCAGTGCACGCGCAGAGCGGCAAGGTGTACGCTCTGCAGCCACTGGACCACGAGGAGCTGGAGCTGCTGCAGTTCCAGGTGAGCGCGCGCGACGCAGGCGTGCCGCCTCTGGGCAGTAACGTGACGCTGCAGGTATTCGTGCTGGATGAGAATGACAACGCGCCGGTGCTGCTGGCGCCTCGGGTGGGTGGCACTGGTGGTGCAGTGAGCCAGCTGGTGCCGCGGTTGGTGGGTGCGGGCCACGTGGTAGCAAAGGTGCGCGCGGTGGACCCCGACTCGGGCTACAATGCGTGGCTTTCGTATGAGCTGCAGCCAGTGGCAAGCAGCGCTCGGTTCCCGTTCCGCGTGGGGCTGTACACGGGAGAGATTAGCACGACTCGTGTCCTGGAAGAAGCGGACTCTCCGCGCCACCGCCTGCTGGTGATAGTGAAGGATCATGGTGAGCCGGCGCTGATGGCCACGGCCACCGTGCTGGTGTCGCTGGTGGAGAGCGGCCAGGCTCCAAAGGCGTCTTCGAGGCCGTCGACTGGCGCTCTGGGTCCCGAAGCGGCGCTGGTGGATGTCAACGTGTACCTGATCATCGCCATCTGCGCAGTATCTAGCCTTCTGGTGCTCACGCTGCTACTGTATACTGCGCTGCGGTGCTCAGCTCCGCCCACTGAGTGTGGGTGCCCGGCGGGCAAGCCCACTCTGGTGTGCTCCAGTGCGGTGGGGAGCTGGTCATACTCGCAGCAACAGCGGCAGAGGGTGTGCTCTGGTGAGGGGCCACTGAAGACGGACCTCATGGCCTTCAGCCCCAGCCTTCCTCCTGATCTGGGATCAGTTGATGTAGGCGAACAGCAAGGTTTAAATGTTGATCATGGCCTCAAAGTAAGTCCATTTAAATTTAGAACTCATAAATTCTATTTGTGGAAATTGTAATTACTTTAAAAgtgtttcatatgtatttttcacCGTATTATATAGTGAaaatttaaacattgttttagtttttagaaaCCTTTTATAATTAATTGAATTTTCTCAGTGGCATAATACAGTATTAATCATTCTCCACAAGTTGGGTCTGTCTGGAAACTCAAGTTATGGTTGGATGATATCCTTTTTTTACTGACCATTTATTTTGGCCTGCCTTACAGCCCTCTTCTCTGAACAATGCTCTAACAACGTCCAGGGTATTTTGATCTTTGGTGAATGTATTCCCccaaaacatttattcttttgtcCTTAGGCACTGAACTCTTAATCTTACTCCATATGCTGTACTTTGAAAtgcatgttttaaatatgttgtcGTTATGTTTACTCTTATTCACTTTAACatctcagtttattcatcttATTATCTGACTTTCTGGTGTCTAGTAGTCACAAATATCTTTGGTGTTTCACTATTGCCGTTTTAAGCAATGTAgtgataaaatacagaataatagtgtttttcaaaatttgataGTTTTCATATACTTCCTAATTTTTTTATAAACtagtaaaaaagtaaaatcaagagAGAAGAGATTTGTAATGCTTCTTTTAAGTCATTATTTAGACCATTTTACTATTTGGAGATGTGTTTTTTATTCTACATGATTTTTACAGTTGGGGTGTCGACAACTTAACATTTTTTGAGCCTCTATGTTTAGAAAATGATTACTTTACTCTTGCAAGTATCTTCTAAACTCTTATCATTCAATCCTTTGTTCATGAGTTGGAATCTTCTCAATAATATTCCGCATTAAAGTGATATTTAATATgacttagaaaaatgttttcatcagAAAAACTATACATGGTAATTTCATTCTTGCAAAccaaacataatttataaatctTTATTATACAGAATATTTGGGATTATCATGGCCCATTAGTTTGTGTAAAAATATTTAGCTTTATGGGATAAATCTTTGAAAAATCCAAGATACTTTATTTTGATGTctttcaatgttttctttcttttctttcctcttgtctTTTTACCTTTGCTTCTTGTGACTGTTCCACCTGCCTTGATATTAAATACCCATTAGACTTTGAGCATGTTGCTTTGGAGGAAATGGTGGAACTTGATGGAAGGGAATGAAGGATTTCTGGGACTCTGAATTCTTACAGTTTGTtattagcattattttaaatcttttaatccCTTAAGAACCAATAATGTAATCATTTATGGGCATGTTTTATCCCCTTTGTCCACCTGAAGGTAACCTCAAAGCAGAATTATTTTGTAGTTGATTTTAATGTTCTCTTAATGCCTGtccatgtttaacattttatttgactATTAGAACACATTACATAAAAgcaaattgttttcattttagtcctttaaggactttaaaaaatatgcttatcTTTATTATCCTGTTTGAATAGTATGTGGAGTTTTTCCTTTGTGTAAGTAATATTTCCCATCCTGTCTATGTCTACCTGGTTCTCAGGTATTACTTTAATTACTGAATTCTCCTAAACATTTAATTGACTTttacaaaatatcataaataaaaggATTCTTTCTGCCACGTAGCATTGTATTTGGCAACTTATCATTTAAGTCATTTTAGTTCTGTGTTTCTTCAAATATCTCTCTAATTGATATTTGAATTTGGGGTTGTGCTTTCACAATGAGAAAGTCTAAACCTGTTTCTTGTACATTAATACTTTTCACTATTCTAATTATGGTGATGCTTTTAG
Coding sequences within it:
- the LOC112617366 gene encoding protocadherin alpha-8 — protein: MVCHWRGDLGSRRLLLSLLLLAAWKAGSGQLHYFVSEEAKHGTFVGRIAQDLGLELAELVPRLFRVASKTHGDLLEVNLQNGILFVNSRIDREELCGRSAECSIHLEVIVDRPLQVFHVEVEVKDINDNPPVFPVKEQKLFVSESRMPDSRFPLESASDADVGANSVLTYRLSSHDYFMLDVNSKNNENKLVELVLRKSLDREDAPAHNLFLTATDGGKPELTGSVHLLVTVLDVNDNAPTFEQPEYEVRIFENADNGTTVIRLNASDRDEGANGAISYSFNSLVATMIIDHFSIDRNTGEIVIRGNLDFEQVNLYKIRIDATDKGHPPMVGHCTVLVRILDKNDNVPEITLTSLSLPVREDAQFGTVIALISVNDLDSGVNGQVTCSLKPHVPFKLVSTFKNYYSLVLDSALDRENVSAYELVVTARDGGSPSLWATASVSVEVADVNDNAPAFTQSEYTVFVKENNPPGCHIFTVSAGDADAQENALVSYSLVERRVGERALSSYVSVHAQSGKVYALQPLDHEELELLQFQVSARDAGVPPLGSNVTLQVFVLDENDNAPVLLAPRVGGTGGAVSQLVPRLVGAGHVVAKVRAVDPDSGYNAWLSYELQPVASSARFPFRVGLYTGEISTTRVLEEADSPRHRLLVIVKDHGEPALMATATVLVSLVESGQAPKASSRPSTGALGPEAALVDVNVYLIIAICAVSSLLVLTLLLYTALRCSAPPTECGCPAGKPTLVCSSAVGSWSYSQQQRQRVCSGEGPLKTDLMAFSPSLPPDLGSVDVGEQQGLNVDHGLKVSPFKFRTHKFYLWKL